The Topomyia yanbarensis strain Yona2022 chromosome 3, ASM3024719v1, whole genome shotgun sequence nucleotide sequence ttgacagaataaattaataaataattaataaattctttCATGagttattagctaaggcctctagctttccattggtaCGCTTTTTCCTATATATTGTGCAATTTTAGTAATGTTGTGAGCTAAAAACAAAAGcgtgccgacaaccgaacacattcccctacTTTTGTATTTTTCGTAATCATAGTTTatcaaaattttgaattacaattgtttattttatacttttaaaatttcatacaacatattttttgacactttatccctatctttctttgttttgctgcaatttaatagtgaACTAGTAAACACAACATTTCGTCCCTTCAAATGCAATGGGTTCGCAATTGTCGTTTTTGCATATACAATGATGcgattaaaataattttgaatcgaAAAAAAGAGAAAACGATATAATGACAAAGACAGAATGCATAAACTTGCTGAGGCACATAAACTCGATGAAATTATTTGTGatctttgttatttacttttataagaaaatatttgaacactaataatagcactaactaaaaattaattttcatataaagaatactaaattcacttaactttAAATTGAACGAAAACTCGTTAAAAAATGCAAACTTTTGAAATAATTTGCTTCTAAAAGGTTAATTAAACTCATAAACttaaagatatgagaacaccattcaataaaaaaaattctcgccTTTTCAATGAAACTAAATGATTTGAAATACAATGCATGCTTTTCGAGCTAGGAATCTTTTAAGACAAACAAGTTATTTACAGAAAAAGTTCAACAACTCTGTAACTGTTGATATTTTACGGTATATGTGGAAACACTTACACCCTGTGTAAGAGTGCAGAATCAACATATGattgtttaatttaaaaaaagatttcCAAATATGGGAGTTTCCCCTTAAGAAAAGTTAAGATGCTAATCGATTTAGATCGGTTTCCAAGTTTCATGAAGCTTTGTCCAAGAGTTTATTGTagatatattcaaaaatatatgaaatataaTACACCAACTGAAGACATATAATTATATTTGCATATTAAATaattgaaaagtttttattGGATTCATAGGAAAGAAAAAACATCTATCGGTCCGTCGGGTGGATCGCCATCGCAATGGCCACATTACGATAAAATTCACAGAATTTTAGGGAGTTTCCGAATAAATAACATCGAGTCAGTTATTGAGGATAGTATAGTAAATGATACggattgtaattattgtatttTATATAAGGGATGGTTTTAGTCTACATTTGATTCTTTCTTCAGATTCTGCTATGTACCCGGAGGATTGGCTTGGAGTAGAGGAATCTGATGCGGAACAGCAAGCAACAGGACTGTCACTggtcaatgaaattcaagaccAGGTAGCAAGTTCACCCGTGGAATTCTCCGCAGGCACATCAAAAGTAGCAATTTCACCCGTGGAACCCTCCGCAGGCTCATCGAAAGTGGCTTCAAAGAGAAAAAGGAACACATGTAATGAATTAATTGACGAATTCAAAAGAACGAACGAAAGAATCGAAGTAGAGTTAGCACACATGAGGGAAACAGATGAGAAATTAATTGCTTTGGAAGAAGAAAGAAACGAAATATTGAAACAAATGAGCAATAGTTCAACTGCACTAAGTAACGcaattataaactatttaaaTAAATGATATGACACAACGGATAGATAAATACCTACATCCATATATACTTATACTACATACTTGAAATACAATGAATTTGATTTTATAACTAAGTAATTACTAATTGCATTCCGAACACCTTGACCGGCGGAATTGAAGTCCGAGATGAGAACATTTTGATCTGGTTGTTGCCTGAAACTTGTACGTTCTTCTTGTGTCAATTCCATCAACCATTTACTGTTAAGACAATCATTGGATTCGTTCAGGAAATTGTGCAGTATACAACAGCTTTTAACCACCAGAGAAACATTATCAATGTGATTGTCCATCCCTTTTCCTATGCGCCTGAATCTAGCTTTCAGATGACCAAATGCATTTTCTACAACACGTCTAACTTTGGATAAGGAATAATTAAATCGTTTTTCCTTTGCATTTGATGCAGCGCTGAACGGGAACGGTTTCATGAGATTTTCTGCTAGCCGAAAAGCCGAATCACCTACAATCAATACTGGTACATCAACTCCACAAATCTTCTTCGACAGGTTTTTGAAAATTGGTTTAAGGTGTTCATACTTTAGGGCACAGTTTTCATATATTTGTGAATCGTTGCATCTTCCCAGACTTCCGACGTTTACGTAAAGAAATCTGTATCTACAGAGAACAATCATTTTACAAGGCATTTCAAACGGAAATCGATGAAAACTGTGTTTCTTCATTCCCTTGGTCGCCAGAGGAAAGAGTGACAAGAATTGCAATAAAACATGGTGATGGCATCCCTCATGGCCGAAGCTCAAAAATATGGCGACTGATTTATGAGATTGCTAAGCAAGTTCTGTAATGCAGAACCAAAATGTTTGACAACAAGCATCCAATTGCTAGTTAGATTCTGcgataatattttcccaaaaatatGGCTTTTTTTACTTATTAAAAGCGTACATGCTTGTGACTTTAAGAAATAAGCTTGGAAATATGGACAAACCTAACGACCACTAAGTAATTATATATAACATATATGCATTGCAAGATATGGTAGCCTTACCTGTAATCTACCAATGCAAGCAGTACCGTTGAGTACCACCCTTTGTAGTTGTGGTAGTCTACTGCATCATCAGCGTTAGGTCTGACCTCAATGTGACATCCATCTGTGGAAAAGTAGTACTGAAGAAACAACAGAAACAAAGAACATCATAACAATTACCAATGGCACCATAGCATTGTGGAAACCCAAGCTTTTCAAACCCTGCAATCCTCTCTTTCAGTTGTTCTTCACTAATAGGATACgtgtttaaaaaatctttctTCATGACTCGCCACACTTCGTTGCAAAAATCTTATAAAATTTGGCATACTGTGGATTTACCAACACCAAACATATTGGCAATTGTTCTGTACTCAGCAGAAGATCCCAGGGCGTACATTGCAATTGCGACTCTTTTCCGTAGCGGTATACATTTGCGGAAGTTGGAATCGAGTTTTTGCATGTGTTTAACTTTGTCACACAGTAAGTCAAATGTATGTGGAAACATtcgaaaattttctttaaaaaaatcttctCCATTATTCTGTGCATCTTCTTCCCAAAATTTGCTTGACCTTTTCTGGAAACGTAAATTATGAAAGAAATGTGTAGTGAAACATTTTTTCGATCGAGAAAAATTATAACCATTTAGGTGCAGAAAGGTTTGGACACAGCTTTTAGATATTGTCACTATTAGAAATCATTtcataaatatgataaaaatgtattttttaaacttttgaataCCTTTGACCATATTCGTCCTTTTCCTTGGAGCTCCTTCAATTGGTCCAATAACAAGGTTCTTTTTCTCTGTAGcagcaaaatattcagcatATGACTTTGCCGTTTTCGTTTGAGACACGTAGCACgcacagaaaacactttatttaCCGAATTAAACATATATGTACTCAATAATGCAGACGATGAAACTACTTCTTCGtttaaattgttcattttttcaaattattatgATTGAAAATTTATGACATTTGAGTTGTCATGTCAACTGCCAAACGATATCACCTCGCATTAATGTGAACACTTTGACATGATATCCATATCATCTCGGTATATCAAGTGATATCAGTGCtaatgtgaacatagtattactGTTGGAGTATACAAATAATAGTCCCGCGCAAactgctcgcagcaagcaatttTTTGCATGCTTTGAATTAGTCAACACGACCCTGACCTTGCCTGAGCGAATCTTTGTTATTTCGGTCACAGTTGAGAACCGTTCTGTCAGGTTTTTTTCGATATCTAtaagattcagcgattttgttttgggatgaaagaagaccacaaagggaccggtcgagtgCTCTGGATAGCGAAACCGAGACTAAGGGTATAATCACACACCACACCGAGATTAAAAAAACACCCGAATTGTCTGAGAGTCACGGTACGTATGAATCGCGAGTCTTGTTCAGGTGATTAGAGAGAGTAGCAGGTGActgttttaataacacaaaaacAACGAAAATTGATGTGGGTTTGACAACGAATCCCATGCCAAGAAGGGAAAATCCATTGCGTGCGAAggaaaaatataattaaaattCTTGGTGTAATGTTTGCCAATTCGGCCCAATTGAAGATATCCCTGCATTGATACATTTTCATGACGAACTTCGCTTGGCATATGTGGATGCTCAGTTACAGTAATGCTGTGGGAGACGGAAAGTGAAAACAAACATCACTGAAGAGTTCGACATGTTAAAGATAAACTACGCAATCGCTAACATGCGCATGCGGCGGGCGGGTGGAAAGAATGCATACTGGCGGTTCAAGATCGAGCAACTTGGGAGTCTGTAATTCATTCGATCTTAATCTGGTACAACATCTAGTTCGTTTTGGCCACAATGATAATGGCGAGCTCACTAATTCAGCGTTGATATTATTATTGTAATCAATACTAAACCAACGGAttttgcgtttcaacttcgtctccTCAGAATTTGATAATAGACCGAAATACCAGATATCCCAAGAgagaagttctgtttgctgatgaatcaaaattgtttttatcCTGCGAGCCAATGCATAGCAATATGCGATATTCCGATCTAAGGAGAAAATTTGTTTAGAACCACCTTCCTAAGATACTGACAGCGTGAAATCGTTTAGATCTGTTCACAAATTGTGCTTCCAGTTTTAGACTAGCATCAGCCTAGTGCCTTAATGAAGTACCagattctgaagagacgaagtcgagaCGCAAAACCCTCGACGTATTATAATTAAGTTTGGTGTATTTTACGCACAAAGTGGTTTTAAATCAACTCCTTGAGaaatcagtttgtcttcacatcgcgccctgagcagaagcaaaaaatcgtgccacgcaagtgaaacagtcaattctacctaaaaatcaatcggtgcctatcacacaagcagtccatataataatagcctatacctactgtgcgatttagtgatgagtgacggtgcccagcaaaaagcaacccagatgcggccgaactgtgttgctgttgatttttcaaaatgccccgtaagaccagccattcgggaagtggaacagttattaaaagtgcagatggaactcaatctggctgaagtgaaaaccctacaaatgcatcatatcaaacattgcgtgctgatttcgttcaacaacattaaccaagctgagtcattcgcctcgcgaaacaacatcagcacaccgccgaatgcggcaatgtaaaatatagcattcccgtatagggtgatgagccttattttcaccatactaagcaaggtgcctcactaattcggtaatttcttgcactacaatcaatggaatgcgtgaaaattgacatcaaccgctttgcgtcgttgttaagaaccaatataataacacaaatgcgttgaaaacagtaaaattctcgtgtttgagcacaatgaaaactcgaatcgagtgcccctattgttgcgctaccatttgactcaatgcgttgaacaaagatggcagaccctgctctaaccaacggcttcaaatgggtagggtgataatagaaacatggcgcaaataggctcatcaccctacatcgagaacggcgctgtagaagttcgggtccatgatttggctacgcgtacccttGACGgtgcgattaaaaaatgcttgccaaaatacggagaagtagactccgttacacatgatacatggaggaattttttcccgggtatccctaacggtgttcgtgtggtgagcatgcgtgtgaccaagccaattccctcttacttaagcttcacagtgttaggaagggacgatgctctcattcaacagacatcactagtcacgtacccaaagcaaattcctacgtgcc carries:
- the LOC131690969 gene encoding uncharacterized protein LOC131690969, which gives rise to MADEKRRTKLLKKKTVWSPSQIQLLVELWEEKIGDLRGCRKNSHVYEEMKESFKHHGIEVTTDEIKNRIHNLTARYRKEKTSIGPSGGSPSQWPHYDKIHRILGSFRINNIESVIEDSIVNDTDYSAMYPEDWLGVEESDAEQQATGLSLVNEIQDQVASSPVEFSAGTSKVAISPVEPSAGSSKVASKRKRNTCNELIDEFKRTNERIEVELAHMRETDEKLIALEEERNEILKQMSNSSTALSNAIINYLNK